From Kaistella polysaccharea:
TAAAAAATAATCACCGGTTCGATGCGTGGAAGCTCGATGAAACTCAAAATAAAGAATTGGGAATCTTTGCATTACGCCAGGAAGAGGTTCCGGGAACTCATAGTATTTTTTACCGTAGCAATGTAGATGAACTCGAAATTAAGCACACCGCTTACAACCGAAATGGTTTTGCAGTTGGTGCTGTAATAGCTGCGGAATGGATTATTGAGAAGGCGGGAAGCTTTTCGATGCAGGATGTACTCTTTAATAAATAGTTTACTTCTTAAAATTGGCGAATTGTAACAAAAGTTCTCATTTCTAAACTAATAGCGATAAGCAAAACAATATGAATTACTTTCTTACTTATTTAATTTACGTCATTATCCTGTCAGTTTTGATGGGAATTTCTACGTGGAAACTCTTTAAAAAAATGGGTTATAATCCTATTTTTGCTTTTGTACCTTTTTATAATTATTATCTGATTCAGAAAGAAACTGGTCATCCCAAATGGTGGGTCGCATTGGCTTATCTGCCTATCGTTGGACCAATAATGATGACGGTTTTCCATTTATTCTTAATGAAGCATTTTGGCAAATCAAGTTTTGTGCAAAAACTTCTTACGGTGATTCTGCCATTCATCTATATGGCTTTTGTGAATTATGTAGAGAAAGTTGAGGTTGAGAGTGAAGATGATCTATATCTGACAACCGAAGAAAAAGAATCTAAAAAGAAAGAAACTTTTTTAGGCTCCATTACCTTTGCGGTAGTTTTTGCAACAATTATACATGTTTTTGCCACTCAACCTTTCGGAATCCCGACAGGATCAATGGAAAGGACTTTGATGGTAGGTGATTTCCTTTTTGTAAACAAATGGACATATGGTTTCCGCATGCCCATGCGACCTTTAGCAATACCATTTTTACAGGGAACCATCATGGATACAGGACAGAAAGGCAATCCAAAAGATGATCCTAAATCCTATGTGGAAGCCGTAAAATTACCTTATGAAAGGATTTTGCAGTTTAAAAAACCACAGAAAAATGATATTGTCGTTTTCAACTATCCACAAGATTCTGTGCATACTGCAACAGACCGAAAAGATCCTTACGTAAAAAGATGTGTCGCGGTTGCAGGTGATGTGATGGAGATGCGTGCCGGAAGACTTTTCGTAAACGGAAAGCCAGAGGTTATCTTGGGAGATCAACTAAAACAGCACAAATATATTGCTACGACGGGAAGCCAGCTTGATATTCTAGCCTTGTACAAAACTTATGGGTTCTTACCTGTACAGGAGGTGCAAACGCAATCCGGATTTATTTATGATTTTCAAGGTTTAACAGATCAGACAGCAAAAGAAATTGCTGAATTGCCTCAAATTATAGAATTAAAAGAACATATTTGGCCGAAAGATTCGGCTGCAGTTTCTTATAAAGTTAATGCGGAGCGGGACGCTTACACTAAAAATATAGATACCACTCAATCGATATTTCCCATTAATAAAAAATGGAATCAAGATTGGTATGGTCCGTTGAGGATTCCGAAAAAGGGAGATGTCGTGATTTTAAATCAAGAAACATTGCCAGAATATCAATGGATTATTTCAGAATATGAACATCATCATCTGGAAAATAAGAACGGAAAAATATTTATTGATGGTAAGGAAACGACGCAATATACCATAGAACAGGATTACTACATGATGATTGGTGACAATCGTGATGCTTCTTTGGATGCACGTTTCTTTGGTTTTGTACCAGAAGAGAATATAGTAGGATCACCCATGTTTACGTGGTTAAGTGTTGAAGGTCTTTTTGCCGATAACAGTTCATCTTATCAGCCCGCCGGCAAGACAATTCGCTGGGACCGTATGTTTAAGGCAACCAATACCGGAGAAGCGAACAAAACATCGTACTGGTGGATCGCAGCCTTATTGCTTATTATATTCTTTGGATGGGATTATATTTTAAAACTCTTTAAGAAAAAAGATTCAGAAAACTAAAATAAAGGCGCGGTGATTCGCGCCTTTTCAAATAATTAGATTCCGATATGAAAATTTTACTTCCTATATTTTATCTTCCACCTATTTCCTGGTTCAGTTTTTTTGTGGATCCAGAAAATGAAATTATTTTCGAACAGTATGAGAATTTTCCAAAGCAAACCTACCGCAACCGTACAAATATATATGGTGCAAATGGAAAGTTATCATTAATAATTCCGATGAATCATAACGGAACAAGACTTCTAAAAGATATCGAAGTTTCTACACGGGAAAAATGGCAAAAAATACATTGGAAATCCATTAAAACAGCTTACCAGACAACTCCTTACTTTGAATTTTACGAAGACCAACTGGCAGAAATTTATACTCTTAAGACAAAATCTCTTCTAGAATTTAACTTACATGCAATAAAAGTTATCCAAAAGATTCTGAAAATTGAAAAAAAATTTACATTAACGGAAGAATACATACGAGAACCGGAAAGCTTAAATTACAGAAATCACTTTTCCGCAAAAGAAAAAATTGGAGTGGATCTAGAAGAATACTTTCAGTCTTTTTCTGATAAATATGGTTTTCTTCCAGATCTTTCGATTTTGGATTTAATCTGTAACAAAGGTCCTGAATCCTTGACTTATATTAAGAATATCAAATTTAAATAAATCATATGAAAAAAATACTTATTGCCGCATACTTTATGACAGGTTTTGCAACCTTCGCGCAAAAAGCTGAAACTCCTGTAGATCCAATGAAAGATAAAAACTTGATGACGTGGTATCATCAGGATTTTGGTTCTTCTAATGTTTACGGGGTAAATACTCAAAATGCATATAAATATCTTGAAGCTAAAGGTTTAAAACCACGACCTGTAATTGTAGGTGTTTTAGATAGCGGAGTGGAAGTGGATCATCCAGGTTTAATTAAAAATATGTGGAAAAATCCGAATGAAGTTCCCAATAACGGAAAAGACGATGACGGTAATGGATACATTGATGATGTTTACGGCTGGAATTTTAGCGGCGGAAAAAACGGAGATGTTGATGTAGATAACATGGAGGTAACACGTGTTGTTAAAAAGTTTCAGAATATATTCGAAGGTCCTGATTCAACAAAAAACAAAGCAAACCAGGCAAAAATGCCAACAGAGTTTGATATGTATATGAAGTCGAAAGAGATTTTCACTAAAAAAAGCGTAGAGGCAAAACAAGGCTATGAGACTTACAAAAGAATCAACGAAATGATTCCTTCAATGGTTGCAATGTTGAATGGGCAAAATTTAACTCCGGAAGTTGTATCAACCATTAAACCAAGTACACCAGAGCAGGCAATGGCAATTTCAATTTTAGGTCAAATTTCCCGAGATCCTGCAATCGCTGGCAAATCGCCAGCCGAAGTTCAAACTTTTTTATCTGCTCAGATGAAAGAAGCCTTGGACTATTATGAGCCGCAGGCGATGAAACAGTATAATTTAGATTACGATCCTCGCGCTTCAATTGTTGGTGATAATTATGACAATTATGCTGAGAAAAATTATGGAAATAACCATTTTGAAGGTCCTGATGCAAAACATGGGACACACGTTGCCGGTATTATTGCTGGCTTGCCAAATGGTGATAACGTACAGTACGGCGTAGGATACAAAACTGCTAAAATTATGACTGTTCGTGCAGTGCCAAATGGTGATGAGCGTGATAAAGATGTAGCGAATGCAATTCGATATGCGGTTGATAATGGCGCTAAAATTTTGAATATGAGTTTCGGTAAACCAGTCTCACCAGGTAAAGATGTTGTTTGGGATGCATTTAAATATGCAGAAGATAAAGGCGTTCTTCTTGTAAAAGCTGCCGGAAATGAAAATGAAAATATCGCAGATAATGTTTATTTCCCTACCAATTTTAAGAAAGTAACTGATGAAAAACCGTTCGTAAATAATATGATCGTTGTAGGATCTTCTACCAATGATAATGAGTTTTTAAGATCAGATTTTTCCAATTACAATCAGAAAATGGTTAACGTATTTGCGCCAGGTTCAAAAATTTATTCTACTGTTCCAGACGGAAAGTATGAATATTTGCAAGGAACATCGATGGCTTCTCCTGTAGTTGCGGGTGCAGCTTCTATATTAATGGCTTATATGCCAAATATGACTCCCGCGCAGGTTATTGAATCTCTTGTAAAAACAAGTAACAAATCATCTGTAAACGCAATGATTAATTCGAATGAAAATAACAGATTCGATTTAATTTCTGAATCTGGCGGTGTGATCGATGTAAGAAAGGCCGCAGAATATGCATACACACATTTCTATAAACCTTCACCGACGAAAATCGTTCCTGCAAAAAAGAGAAAAGCAACAGCGAGAAAATAAATCTACCAAGCATATTACTAAAAAATCCGATTCGTCGGATTTTTTTTATTTATATCACAATGGCACGGTTTTTTGTACATAGTAACAAGAAATAAATTTTATACTATGAGAAATTTAATATTAGCCGGAATAATTGGAGCAGCAATGACTGTTTCATGTTCCACCGCAAAAACATCGCAGTCCAATCGTGCAGAGTTTATGAAGTTAAAGGGAGATTGGCAAATTACAAGTGTTAATTACGACAACAATTACAAAGTAAAACCATTTGATGAAAATGCAGATGCTCAATGTTTTGTAGGAAGTCAGTGGACATTAATTCCAAACAACTGGACGGGATCTTACACGATTAATGGTGGCGGAGATTGCCCAAGTGTAATTCAGCCCATCAAATTTGAAGTGGTAAATGGCAGCGAATTTAAATTTAAAAAGTTAGTAGAAGGTTCTAAAGCAAAAGCTGTAATATCAGGTTATTCTTTAAATCTAATCAATCAAACTGCTGATCAATTCAGCTTGGAACAAAACATTCCTGCAGATGGTCAAAATGTGAGAGTGGTTTATAACTTCGAGAGAAGTTCAATGAAATAATTAATTAAAAAATAAAAATATGAATCTTTTTAACAAAACAAATATTGCAGCGTTATTCATTTCAACATCTTTAATGATGACAAGTTGTGATACTGTAAAAAATGCAAATAATCAACAAAAAGGTACTGTAATCGGTACAGCTGCTGGAGCAGTTATTGGTGGAATCCTAGGTAACAATATCGGTAAAGGTAAAAATGCGCCAGTTGGTGCTGTACTAGGTGGTATTGTTGGTGGTGTTGCTGGTAATGTAATCGGTGGCAAAATGGATAAACAAGCGAAAGAAATTAAAGAAACGCTTCCAGGTGCCGAAGTAGAAAGAGTAGGAGAAGGTATTAAAGTGACAATGAAAGAAAACATGGTTAACTTTGGTTTTGATTCTTCAAATCTTACTTCATCAGCGCAGATGAATCTCGACAAATTAGCTGAGGTTCTTAAAAATAATCCTGATACGAACATTAATATTTACGGATATACTGATAGTAAAGGATCAGATAATTACAATCTTTCTCTATCAGATCGGAGAGCAGCTGCTGTAAAAACTTATTTGGTTTCTAAAGGTTTGGCTTCTTCGCGAATGATTACAATGGGAATGGGTGAGCAAGAACCAATTGCTTCTAATGATACCGATGAAGGTAGAGCACAAAACAGACGGGTAGAGTTTGCAATTACAGCAAATGAAAATATGATTAATGATGCTAAAACAGCAGATTAATTTTCAATTCAATATTACTTATAGAAATCCGCTTCGGCGGATTTTTTTATTATAAAATCACTATTTTCGCACCTGATTGTCTATAGATGAATAAATATTTAAAACTGCTGCGTGTAGAGCAATGGGTGAAAAATCTATTTGTTTTTGCACCCTTGTTTTTTTCGGGTAACATTACCAATTCCGAACTTTTTATTAAAAGTGTTTTTGCTTTTATTACATTCTCGTTGGTAGCGAGCAGCATTTACATCATTAATGATTATTCAGATATTGAATCCGACCGTAAACATCCGGAAAAGAAATTCCGTCCGCTTGCAAATGGAACGATTTCTAAATCTTCTGCCCGGATCATTTTAATAGTATTACTCGCTTTGGTTACCGTTTCGGTAGTGATGATGCGAAACCTATTTTCGCAGGATTACTGGCAATTCACGGTGATTATTGCTTTTTATTTTTTAATGAATCTTGCCTATACTTTTAAACTGAAACACGTTGCAATTGTTGATGTTTGCATTATCTCGGTTGGATTCGTATTGCGTGTATTGGCGGGCGGTTATGCAACGGGTATCTTAATTTCGCAGTGGGCGATTTTACTTACGTTTGTTTTAGCTTTGGTTTTAGCCCTCGGAAAGAGACGGGGAGAACTTGTAAATGCACAAATCTCCGGTAGAACACGAAAATCTTTGGATGGGTATAACGTTCAGTTTGCAGATATTGCCCTTTCCATCAGTTGTGCGTTGGCAATTGTTTGTTATTTAATGTTTACCCTTTCGCCAGAAGTGCAGCAAAGATTTCATCCACGGGTTTTTTATACGGTATTTTTTGTTGTTTTTGCCTTTTTAAGGTATCTTCAGCAAACTTTGGTCTACAATAAAACAGAATCTCCCACCAAAATTATATACAAAGACAGATACATTCAAGTGACATTAGTCCTTTGGCTGGCTGCATTTTTATTACAAATTTATTTTAAATAATGAAACCAAATTTTAAGCGAGAAGTATCAAATTGGGGTAATTTTCCGGTAGTGGAGAAAGAAATTCGCAGCGAAGATTCATTAGCAAAAATACAAGAGTTCGTTCGCACCAATCATGAAATTATCGCGCGCGGAAATGGCAGATGTTATGGTGATGCTTCTTTAGCGGAGAATATCTTTTCAACCAAAAGATTAAACAAATTTATAAGTTTTGATCGGCTTAATGGTATTATTGAGTGTGAATCAGGTGTTTTACTTTCCGATGTTTTGGAAGTTATCATTCCACAAGGTTATTTTCTTTTCGTAACGCCCGGAACTAAATTTATTACTGTAGGTGGCGCCATTGCATCAGATGTTCATGGAAAAAACCATCACATGGAAGGCTGTTTTTCTGAATACGTTCTGGAGTTTTCTTTACTCAACGAAAATAGCGAAGTTCTCATTTGTTCTCCCACTCAAAATTCAGAAAAATTTTGGGCGACGATCGGCGGAATGGGACTTTCTGGAATTATTCTTTCAGCGAAATTTAAGTTAAAGAATATTGAAACCTCCTATATTCGACAAGAAAGCATCAAAGCAGAAAATCTAGATGAAATTTTTCAACTTTTTGATGAAAGTGAAACTTGGACGTATAACGTCGCCTGGATAGATTGTTTGCAAAAAGGTGAAAACTTAGGCCGAAGTATATTGATGCGAGGTGAACATGCCTTTAAACATCAATTGCCTAAAAATCTACAGAATAATCCCTTAAATATGGAGAAAAAAATATCGCCGACGGTGCCGTTTTATTTCCCAGGTTTTGTATTGAATAATCTCGCGGTGAAACTTTTTAATTTTTTTTACTTTAAAAAACAGACTAAAAAAGTGGTTAAAAATATTGTTCATTATGAGACTTTCTTTTATCCTTTGGATATCGTAAATCACTGGAACCGTATTTATGGTAAAAAGGGATTTATTCAATATCAAATGGTATTGCCGAAATCTAATGGAAAAGAGGGAATGAAGAAAATTTTAGAAACCATTGCAGAAAGTGGGAACGGCTCTTTCCTCGCGGTTCTGAAACTTTTTGGAAAGCATAATGAAGCGGCTTATAATTCCTTTCCTTTTGAAGGATATACATTAGCGCTTGATTTTAAAATCAATTCAAAATTAAAAAAACTCGTTGAAAGTTTAGATCAAATAGTAGAGCAGTATGGCGGAAGAATTTATTTAACCAAAGATTCGATGAGTAAACCTTCCCTCGTAAATTATCTGAAAAATGTGAATAACTCGAAATTTGTTTCTTTGCAATCGAAAAGAATTCACAATGGCTGACGATCATAAAGTAAATTGTCAATTATCCGCTTAATTTCAAAAATCCCTCAGAAAAGATATGATCGTTTTAGGAAGCAATTCAGAAGTTGCACAGGCCTTTGTAGAAAAATTGTTAAAATCGGGTGAAAAACACTCAAAAATATTCCTTTTCACTTCTAACAGAGAGACTACAGAGAAATTTGCAAAACATCTCGAAGTGAAATATGTTCAGCAATCTGAGATTATTGACTTGGATCTGTTGATATCCATTGACTATTCCAGTCTTGAACATATTAATTCAAATTTACTTTTCTGCGCAACTGGCTTTTTAGGAATGGGCACCGAAGAAGGTTTATATGATAATAGAAATACACAAAATATTATTGATGTAAACTACGCGAAATTAGTGCCCGTACTCAACTATTTTGCAGATAAGATGGAGAGAAAGCGGACGGGAACAATGATCGTACTTTCTTCTGTCGCTGGAGATCGAGGACGCCAAAGTAACTTTATCTACGGCAGTGCAAAAGCGGGATTAACAGCTTACTTGAGTGGGTTGAGGAATTATTTGTTTGATAAAAAAGTTCATGTTTTAACTATCAAACCAGGGTTTATGGCTACAAAGATGACGGAAGGATTTCCTCTCAATCCGAAATTAACCGCAACACCTAAACAAGCCGCAGACGGAATTTATCAAGCCTATAAAAACAAAAGAAATACAGCCTATGTTCTGCCTATATGGGGTTTTATTATGCTGATTATTAGAAATATCCCTGAATTTATATTCAAGAAATTAAAGCTTTAATTTAAAATTTTCCTATAAAATAAAAATGAAAAAATTATACTGTTTTGATTTCGATGGAACATTAACGTACAAAGACACCATGTTTTTGTACTTAAATTTTTATAATTCGACCAAATTCAAATTGCAGTTTATTAAGCATATTCCATTATTTATTTTATTAAAGTTAAAATTAATGGATGCTGAAAAGGTGAAGAAAAGTTTTATTTCATCTCTATTAAAAGGGGAGAGAAAAACCAGGATTCAGGAAAAATCACAGCAATTTTTCGAACAGTATTATCCAAAGGTGATGCGCGAAAATGCCTTGGAATTTATCAACAATATAGATCGGCAGCAGACCGACAGTTTGATCATTACGGCTTCACTTGATATTTGGGTTAAGCCGTTTGCAGATCATTTTGAAATGAAACTTCAGGCGACGCAGGCAGAATTTGTTGATGATCTATTTACAGGTAATTTTATAGGCAAGAATTGCAATGGCCTGGAAAAAGTAAATCGAATAAAAGAAGCGATTTCTTCCACGAAATATGATAAAATTATCGCCTTCGGAGATACCGATGGAGATGGGCCAATGTTGAAATGGGCAGATGAAGGTCAGTTTAAATTTTTTCATTAAATTTAACCTCCGAAAAAAATAATAAAGAAAAAGTGCTCAATGAATAAAATTTATTTGGATAATGCAGCAACAACGCCGCTTTCCGAGGAAGTTATCGATGTTATGGTCGGTGTTTTAAAAACCAATTATGGCAATCCGTCATCCACCCACAGCTTTGGTCAGGAAGCTAAAATTTTACTGGAAAATGTACGCAGAGAAGTAGCAACTTATCTGCATGTTAGTCCAGCAGAAATTATTTTTACTTCATGTGGTACAGAGTCGAATAATATGATCATCAAATCGTGTGTAAATCACTTAGGTGTAGAGCGAATTATAACGTCACCTTTGGAACATAAGTGCGTTGCTGAAACAGTACTCGACATGAAGAAGAGAAAAGGGGTAGAAGTGGTTTATCTTCGTCCAGACACTCACGGCGATATCAATTTGGATCAACTTACAGAGGCGCTTCAGAAATCAGATAAGAAAACTTTGGTTACGTTGATGCACGCTAATAATGAGATTGGCAACTTGCTTGATATTAAGAAAACAGCAGAAATTTGCAAAGCTAATAACGCATTATTCCATTCCGATACTGTACAATCTATGGCACATATGGAAATGGATTTTTCCGACATCAATGTTGATTTTGCGTCATGCAGCGCTCATAAATTTCACGGCCCGAAAGGGAGCGGTTTTGCGTTCGTGAGAAAATCATCTGGTTTAAAAGGAATTATCACAGGCGGACCGCAAGAGAGAAGTCTTCGAGCCGGGACTGAAAATGTTTGTGGAATTGTTGGCCTAGGTAAAGCTTTGGAACTTTCTCTAAATAATATGGAGCAATATTCCAGTCACATTAAAGAAATTAAAAGATACACTGTTGATCAATTGACCCAAAAAATTGATGGGGTGAAATTTAATGGACGAAGTGCAGAAATGGATGCGAGTTTATACACCGTCTTAAGTGTTCTTCTTCCTTTTAAAGATCCTATGATCGGTCTGAAATTGGACATGAAAGGAATTGCAATTTCGCAGGGTAGTGCGTGTTCTTCGGGAGCATCTAAGCCATCAATGGTGATGATGATGATTCTGGAGGAGGAAGAAATGAATACTACAACTCCTTTGCGTGTATCTTTCAGTCATCTTACGACAAAAGAAGAGATTGATTCTTTGGTACAGGCACTTGAAGAGATTGCAGAGACTTTCAAAATAGAAAATTCTGATATCGAACATAGATAACCGATTAAATAAATTAGTAGGAAAATTGTAAATTTGTCCTC
This genomic window contains:
- the lepB gene encoding signal peptidase I, whose amino-acid sequence is MNYFLTYLIYVIILSVLMGISTWKLFKKMGYNPIFAFVPFYNYYLIQKETGHPKWWVALAYLPIVGPIMMTVFHLFLMKHFGKSSFVQKLLTVILPFIYMAFVNYVEKVEVESEDDLYLTTEEKESKKKETFLGSITFAVVFATIIHVFATQPFGIPTGSMERTLMVGDFLFVNKWTYGFRMPMRPLAIPFLQGTIMDTGQKGNPKDDPKSYVEAVKLPYERILQFKKPQKNDIVVFNYPQDSVHTATDRKDPYVKRCVAVAGDVMEMRAGRLFVNGKPEVILGDQLKQHKYIATTGSQLDILALYKTYGFLPVQEVQTQSGFIYDFQGLTDQTAKEIAELPQIIELKEHIWPKDSAAVSYKVNAERDAYTKNIDTTQSIFPINKKWNQDWYGPLRIPKKGDVVILNQETLPEYQWIISEYEHHHLENKNGKIFIDGKETTQYTIEQDYYMMIGDNRDASLDARFFGFVPEENIVGSPMFTWLSVEGLFADNSSSYQPAGKTIRWDRMFKATNTGEANKTSYWWIAALLLIIFFGWDYILKLFKKKDSEN
- a CDS encoding WbqC family protein, which gives rise to MKILLPIFYLPPISWFSFFVDPENEIIFEQYENFPKQTYRNRTNIYGANGKLSLIIPMNHNGTRLLKDIEVSTREKWQKIHWKSIKTAYQTTPYFEFYEDQLAEIYTLKTKSLLEFNLHAIKVIQKILKIEKKFTLTEEYIREPESLNYRNHFSAKEKIGVDLEEYFQSFSDKYGFLPDLSILDLICNKGPESLTYIKNIKFK
- a CDS encoding S8 family serine peptidase, which translates into the protein MKKILIAAYFMTGFATFAQKAETPVDPMKDKNLMTWYHQDFGSSNVYGVNTQNAYKYLEAKGLKPRPVIVGVLDSGVEVDHPGLIKNMWKNPNEVPNNGKDDDGNGYIDDVYGWNFSGGKNGDVDVDNMEVTRVVKKFQNIFEGPDSTKNKANQAKMPTEFDMYMKSKEIFTKKSVEAKQGYETYKRINEMIPSMVAMLNGQNLTPEVVSTIKPSTPEQAMAISILGQISRDPAIAGKSPAEVQTFLSAQMKEALDYYEPQAMKQYNLDYDPRASIVGDNYDNYAEKNYGNNHFEGPDAKHGTHVAGIIAGLPNGDNVQYGVGYKTAKIMTVRAVPNGDERDKDVANAIRYAVDNGAKILNMSFGKPVSPGKDVVWDAFKYAEDKGVLLVKAAGNENENIADNVYFPTNFKKVTDEKPFVNNMIVVGSSTNDNEFLRSDFSNYNQKMVNVFAPGSKIYSTVPDGKYEYLQGTSMASPVVAGAASILMAYMPNMTPAQVIESLVKTSNKSSVNAMINSNENNRFDLISESGGVIDVRKAAEYAYTHFYKPSPTKIVPAKKRKATARK
- a CDS encoding lipocalin family protein — encoded protein: MRNLILAGIIGAAMTVSCSTAKTSQSNRAEFMKLKGDWQITSVNYDNNYKVKPFDENADAQCFVGSQWTLIPNNWTGSYTINGGGDCPSVIQPIKFEVVNGSEFKFKKLVEGSKAKAVISGYSLNLINQTADQFSLEQNIPADGQNVRVVYNFERSSMK
- a CDS encoding OmpA family protein, producing MNLFNKTNIAALFISTSLMMTSCDTVKNANNQQKGTVIGTAAGAVIGGILGNNIGKGKNAPVGAVLGGIVGGVAGNVIGGKMDKQAKEIKETLPGAEVERVGEGIKVTMKENMVNFGFDSSNLTSSAQMNLDKLAEVLKNNPDTNINIYGYTDSKGSDNYNLSLSDRRAAAVKTYLVSKGLASSRMITMGMGEQEPIASNDTDEGRAQNRRVEFAITANENMINDAKTAD
- a CDS encoding decaprenyl-phosphate phosphoribosyltransferase, which codes for MNKYLKLLRVEQWVKNLFVFAPLFFSGNITNSELFIKSVFAFITFSLVASSIYIINDYSDIESDRKHPEKKFRPLANGTISKSSARIILIVLLALVTVSVVMMRNLFSQDYWQFTVIIAFYFLMNLAYTFKLKHVAIVDVCIISVGFVLRVLAGGYATGILISQWAILLTFVLALVLALGKRRGELVNAQISGRTRKSLDGYNVQFADIALSISCALAIVCYLMFTLSPEVQQRFHPRVFYTVFFVVFAFLRYLQQTLVYNKTESPTKIIYKDRYIQVTLVLWLAAFLLQIYFK
- a CDS encoding FAD-binding oxidoreductase, which produces MKPNFKREVSNWGNFPVVEKEIRSEDSLAKIQEFVRTNHEIIARGNGRCYGDASLAENIFSTKRLNKFISFDRLNGIIECESGVLLSDVLEVIIPQGYFLFVTPGTKFITVGGAIASDVHGKNHHMEGCFSEYVLEFSLLNENSEVLICSPTQNSEKFWATIGGMGLSGIILSAKFKLKNIETSYIRQESIKAENLDEIFQLFDESETWTYNVAWIDCLQKGENLGRSILMRGEHAFKHQLPKNLQNNPLNMEKKISPTVPFYFPGFVLNNLAVKLFNFFYFKKQTKKVVKNIVHYETFFYPLDIVNHWNRIYGKKGFIQYQMVLPKSNGKEGMKKILETIAESGNGSFLAVLKLFGKHNEAAYNSFPFEGYTLALDFKINSKLKKLVESLDQIVEQYGGRIYLTKDSMSKPSLVNYLKNVNNSKFVSLQSKRIHNG
- a CDS encoding SDR family NAD(P)-dependent oxidoreductase translates to MIVLGSNSEVAQAFVEKLLKSGEKHSKIFLFTSNRETTEKFAKHLEVKYVQQSEIIDLDLLISIDYSSLEHINSNLLFCATGFLGMGTEEGLYDNRNTQNIIDVNYAKLVPVLNYFADKMERKRTGTMIVLSSVAGDRGRQSNFIYGSAKAGLTAYLSGLRNYLFDKKVHVLTIKPGFMATKMTEGFPLNPKLTATPKQAADGIYQAYKNKRNTAYVLPIWGFIMLIIRNIPEFIFKKLKL
- a CDS encoding HAD family hydrolase, whose protein sequence is MKKLYCFDFDGTLTYKDTMFLYLNFYNSTKFKLQFIKHIPLFILLKLKLMDAEKVKKSFISSLLKGERKTRIQEKSQQFFEQYYPKVMRENALEFINNIDRQQTDSLIITASLDIWVKPFADHFEMKLQATQAEFVDDLFTGNFIGKNCNGLEKVNRIKEAISSTKYDKIIAFGDTDGDGPMLKWADEGQFKFFH
- a CDS encoding cysteine desulfurase family protein, translating into MNKIYLDNAATTPLSEEVIDVMVGVLKTNYGNPSSTHSFGQEAKILLENVRREVATYLHVSPAEIIFTSCGTESNNMIIKSCVNHLGVERIITSPLEHKCVAETVLDMKKRKGVEVVYLRPDTHGDINLDQLTEALQKSDKKTLVTLMHANNEIGNLLDIKKTAEICKANNALFHSDTVQSMAHMEMDFSDINVDFASCSAHKFHGPKGSGFAFVRKSSGLKGIITGGPQERSLRAGTENVCGIVGLGKALELSLNNMEQYSSHIKEIKRYTVDQLTQKIDGVKFNGRSAEMDASLYTVLSVLLPFKDPMIGLKLDMKGIAISQGSACSSGASKPSMVMMMILEEEEMNTTTPLRVSFSHLTTKEEIDSLVQALEEIAETFKIENSDIEHR